Proteins encoded within one genomic window of Alphaproteobacteria bacterium:
- a CDS encoding DUF3035 domain-containing protein yields the protein MFQKACSWVFFLFILAGTTGCDGLRNTFGLDHYQPDEFKVSDNPPLSVPKDYRLRPPVEGVAAPGGTSGAEQAQAQKVLFGQEVTPKIATGTPGEKILLTRANEQQAAAPGIRETVDKEAAVDSSLAASLGQKITSMKAEVSRNAGSIVNAPAADDSSAKNAAS from the coding sequence ATGTTTCAAAAGGCTTGTTCGTGGGTATTCTTTCTCTTTATTTTAGCAGGGACAACGGGTTGTGATGGCTTGCGAAATACGTTCGGCTTGGACCATTATCAACCAGATGAATTCAAAGTGTCCGATAATCCACCCTTAAGCGTTCCAAAGGATTATAGACTTCGCCCACCTGTTGAGGGGGTCGCCGCTCCGGGTGGGACATCTGGCGCAGAACAGGCTCAGGCACAAAAAGTTTTATTTGGCCAGGAAGTGACGCCAAAAATTGCCACCGGTACGCCGGGGGAGAAAATTTTGCTAACGCGGGCGAATGAACAACAAGCCGCTGCGCCTGGCATTCGGGAAACCGTCGATAAAGAGGCTGCCGTTGATTCAAGTCTGGCGGCATCGTTGGGGCAAAAAATCACATCCATGAAAGCAGAAGTGTCACGCAATGCAGGATCCATCGTTAATGCCCCTGCTGCCGATGATTCGTCTGCAAAA
- a CDS encoding HPr family phosphocarrier protein has product MPTHKIWIDAVVIAQNGLHARPCAALLNCVRDHDAEVWIRYKDDESAADSMLDLLSLCIPEGAIVGLCATGADSGTALDAIVGLGLFSRTDKRP; this is encoded by the coding sequence GTGCCAACACATAAAATATGGATTGATGCAGTCGTCATTGCACAAAATGGGTTGCATGCGCGCCCATGTGCAGCACTGCTGAACTGCGTGCGCGACCATGATGCCGAGGTTTGGATTCGTTATAAAGACGATGAAAGTGCCGCTGATTCCATGCTGGATCTTTTATCATTATGCATTCCAGAGGGTGCAATTGTTGGTCTGTGCGCAACGGGGGCGGATTCAGGTACGGCCCTTGATGCAATCGTGGGTCTTGGGCTTTTTTCTAGAACTGATAAGCGGCCTTAA
- a CDS encoding PTS sugar transporter subunit IIA → MIGLVLVTHGDLAKAFVSSMEYIAGMQAHIEPICIHPGDDMDQQRQNILNAIESVDQGKGVILLTDLFGGTPTNLAISVLGLDRVEVIAGVNLPMLIKIISIRSSVTLADAVDQAQEAGRNHIRVASNFLQAR, encoded by the coding sequence TTGTATTGGTGACCCATGGGGACCTAGCGAAAGCATTTGTTTCGTCAATGGAATATATTGCCGGGATGCAGGCACATATAGAACCGATTTGTATTCATCCAGGCGATGATATGGATCAACAAAGACAAAATATACTGAATGCCATAGAATCTGTTGATCAGGGAAAAGGTGTTATTTTATTAACGGATTTGTTCGGGGGGACGCCAACAAATTTGGCGATTTCTGTTTTGGGTTTGGATCGGGTAGAGGTCATCGCTGGGGTTAATTTGCCCATGCTTATTAAGATTATCTCAATACGATCCTCTGTTACATTGGCCGATGCGGTCGATCAAGCACAAGAGGCCGGTCGCAACCATATCCGCGTGGCATCCAATTTCTTGCAAGCCCGATAA